ATGACGATTCGCCCAGGAGCCGGATACGATCCACCCCCAGAAGCGTCTTACGGCCCCTTTTAAAGGTGATCTGCCCGTCTCGGACCAGAAGGGAGAGATCCTCCATCCCGGATATGGGAGGAGCCGGAAGGCCCGCTGCCTCGGTGGAGAGTCCTTCCATGGTCCATGTGCGGGAAGGCGCTTTTCCCCCGCCATCCGGCTGGGGTAGATCGACGGTGATACGAGGGGATTGTGCGGTGATACGGGCGATGTCCACCCTGCCGATCAGGAGGGACCAGACCTTCGGGTAGACGGTCACGGAAGGGATATCTGCCGAGGCCGTGCCGGGAATGGAGAGGCCCGCATTGCGAATCACCACATGGGGGTGTGGAAAAAAGGAGAAATCAAGAACTGCAAAGTGAACCCGGCCCCCGACCCTGCGGGAGAGGTGGTTCACGATTTCCCTCTTTACATATTCAGAATTGAGGAGCCGCGGCCCCAGCAGGATCAAGATGCCTGCCAGGAACAAAAGGACAGCGATGCTTCCTAAAATCCAAACCGTCAGCTTCTTCCGCGCTTTCATGGAAACCGGTGTCCTCAAAGGGATCATTCATCCGCTATTCCCCTTCCAGGATTCTTTCTTTCTGGGACTCGTATTGGTCTTTGGTGATCACTCCCCTGTCATAGGCCGATTTGAGATCGATCAATTCCTGGCCGGTTGTGGTGGTGCGGGACTTGAGTTCAGCACCGCCGCCGCCGCATCCCCACAGCCCAGCCCCGAAGACAAGCAGAATACATAAAATGAATGCTCTCAATCGTGTCATTCCATTTTTCCTCCCTTTCCATATGTCTCAGACTACCGATAAATATTGCCAAGCCGGTACATGTGTCAAGACAATTCGGCCTGTGCGGTGGGCTTCAGTTATTTCGAATATCCGCTCTTCGCACGGGTCGAAAATAATGGTTTGCGAATCCTCACTTTCCCATATTTTGGAGCGCAAACTCCCAGTTCACCAGATTATCGAGAATCCCCCGGACATAATCGGCACGGCGATTCTGATAATCCAGGTAATAGGCATGCTCCCATACATCTATTGTGAGAAGCGGCGTCATCCCTTTTGTAAAAGGGACATCGGCGTTTTGGGTCTTGACGATTTTGAGCTTCCCCTGCTCCAGGACCAGCCAGCCCCAACCGCTCCCGAACTGTGAAACAGCCGTGTCAGCGAACTCCTTTTTGCAGGCATCGACGCTGCCGAAGGCCTCCTCCATTTTTTGCTTGAGTGCAGCGGGCGGCTCGCCTCCGCCCTTGGGTGTGAGGCCTTGCCAATAAAAGGAGTGGTTCCAGAATTGGGCGGCGTTATTGAAGATAGCGGTTTTATCCTCCTTGCCGGAAGCCGTTTTGATAATATTCTCCAACGGCATATCGGCAAATTTTGTCCCTGCGATGAGCCTGTTCAATTTATCCATGTAGCCCCTGTGATGTTTCCCGTAATGAAAACTGATTGTTCTGGCGGATATGACCGGTTCCAGGGCATTTTCTGCATAGGGCAGGGGGGGCAGGGTATAGGGCGGGGGTGCTGCCTGCGTGCGTTGAAAGGCGCCCCCCATGGCAAGGGAGACAGCCGCGGCCGCAGACGCCACGAGAAAAGTACGACGATCGAGGTTGCAGGAAAAATCAATGCTGCTTTTTTTATCCATGTCCGTTCCTCCTTACAATATAAAAGATTGTTTATTGGCTTCCCGCATAACAAACACCGTTCCCGGGCGTCTTTATCATGTTCATGACGCGAAGGGGGCTTCCAGGAGTCGTGCATCGTCTTTTCCCGGATTAACTCACCGGGGGGGAAAACTCTTTGATCATCCGAAATCGTATTCCCGGTTTCCAACTTGCGTCAATGGGGCAAACGCCCTATTTCCATGAGCAAAAAACCTCAATGTGAGCCCACCGGAAAAAACACACAACACCAGGTTGAAGGCGCCCTGAACAGAAAGGCTGCGGTTGTCCAGGAATCGGGGTAATCACGATGAAATCACCGGATGATTGACCACATTACGGGGGCTGTGTTCGAGAAACGCCTTGACATTGTCCACTGCCGCGGACA
This genomic stretch from Deltaproteobacteria bacterium harbors:
- a CDS encoding superoxide dismutase, which produces MGGAFQRTQAAPPPYTLPPLPYAENALEPVISARTISFHYGKHHRGYMDKLNRLIAGTKFADMPLENIIKTASGKEDKTAIFNNAAQFWNHSFYWQGLTPKGGGEPPAALKQKMEEAFGSVDACKKEFADTAVSQFGSGWGWLVLEQGKLKIVKTQNADVPFTKGMTPLLTIDVWEHAYYLDYQNRRADYVRGILDNLVNWEFALQNMGK
- a CDS encoding SHOCT domain-containing protein, which produces MTRLRAFILCILLVFGAGLWGCGGGGAELKSRTTTTGQELIDLKSAYDRGVITKDQYESQKERILEGE